One window of Dermacentor albipictus isolate Rhodes 1998 colony chromosome 9, USDA_Dalb.pri_finalv2, whole genome shotgun sequence genomic DNA carries:
- the LOC139050196 gene encoding heterogeneous nuclear ribonucleoprotein 27C-like, translated as MHAFFSEYGKVTEVLIMYDQEQRHSRGFGFVSFETEDAVNQLTGQRYVEISGKQVECKRAEPKESRMAKGGRPGGGGGGWGGQQQQWGWGSSNGGGSNMNSSYQGYGGGYKCWGNSQNSYG; from the coding sequence ATGCATGCCTTCTTCTCCGAGTATGGAAAGGTGACAGAAGTTCTTATCATGTATGACCAAGAGCAGCGGCATTCTCGAGGCTTTGGCTTCGTGAGCTTTGAGACAGAAGATGCGGTCAACCAGTTAACTGGGCAGCGTTACGTCGAGATCAGTGGAAAGCAGGTTGAGTGCAAGCGGGCGGAGCCCAAGGAAAGCAGGATGGCCAAGGGTGGCCGCcctggtggcggtggtggcggctgGGGTGGACAGCAGCAACAGTGGGGCTGGGGTTCATCCAACGGGGGTGGCTCTAACATGAACTCCAGCTACCAGGGCTATGGTGGTGGCTACAAGTGCTGGGGAAATAGCCAGAACAGCTATGGCTAG